Genomic segment of Tissierellales bacterium:
TCCGAATAAACCATCTCTGCAAGCCTATGTCCAATATATTTAGCATCATCTACATGTCCGCTAAGAGTTTTTCTAACCAAATGACTTCCATCTTCCCTGCCAAGTACAGCGGACAAATTTAACAAGTCTCCATCAATCTTTCCAAAAGCACCTATAGGCATATGACAGCTTCCGTCTACACCTTCCAAAAATGATCGCTCTGCATCAACTTGAATTTGAGTTTCCCTGTCTTTTATGAGTGATAAAAGTTCTATAAGATCCAATCTGTCAGATTTCACTTCAATCGCTAATACACCCTGTGCTGGTGCTGGAATCATCTCATCTGCTTCAAAATACTGGGATATCTTATGCTCTAATCCTATTCTCTTTATGCCAGCTGCTGCAAGTATAGTTCCATCTAAATTCTCATCTTTTATCTTTCTAATTCTAGTCTCTACATTTCCTCTAATAGGCATTATTTCAAGATCAGGTCTTAGCTTTAAAAGCTGATACTTTCGCCTCTTGCTTCCAGTTGCTATCTTGCCACCAATTGGAACTTCATCTAAAGAATTTATTCCCTCCCTTAGTACAAGTACATCTCGGGGGTCTTCTCGCTTTGGAACACCCGCAAACATCAAACCATCTGGCTGCTCCGAAGGCATATCCTTCATACTATGTACAGCTAAATCTATATCTCCATTTATAAGTTCATTTTCTATCTCTGTTACAAACAATCCCTTATCTCCAATTTTATCTAACGCCTTGTCTAAAATCTTATCCCCTTTTGTCTTTATTATCTTTATCTCAAATTCGAGCTCTGGGCATTTTTCCCTTAATGAACTTAGCACCCAATTCGTCTGAGTTATAGCCAAATTACTTCCTCTTGATCCCACGATTACTTTCATATTCATACCTCCTCTCTTTAAGTGTATCAAAATCTAGTGGTATTAACTCTTGAAATTTCAATCGTCTCTCACTCGCACTCAAATTACAATCTATCATCAGCTTTCTCCATGTAGCCATTTCATCTAGATACTCCCCATAATTAGCATCAAAATGCTCCTCTAAATCCTCCTTGATATGCTTTGCTAGAGATGGACACCTTCCATTTGTCGAAACCCCTATACTTAAATCTCCTCGCTCAACAACGCCCATCATCATAAAATCAGATTCGAGCCCTCTATCAACCCTATTGAATAGTTGATGATTCTCTGAGCACAATCTTCCGACAGACTCATTCACATCTGCATTATCAGTTGCGGCAATCGTCAAATAAGCCCTCTCAAAATCCTCTTCTCTCCAGTCTCTATCCACCCATTCAATGTGAAAAAGCACCTCTTCAAATCTTCTATCTAACTCTCTGCTTACAACCTTTATCCTAGGATTGTACCTTAGAAGTGTCTTCACCTTAGAATAGGCTATATTACCTCCACCAATTACAACTATTTTCTTGTCTTCTAAATTTATCATAACAGGACAATTCAACAAAAACATCTCCCAACTAAATGCTAAAACATTAAATACTAAACATTAAATACTAAACATCAAATACTAAACATTAAATTCTAAATTCTAGATGTAAATACTAATACTAAATACTAATACTAAATGCTAAATGCTAAATATCAGCAACTAACGACTAACTACTTCAATATATACGATTGAATTTTCACAAACAAATTAAATCCATCAGTCGTGAGTTCCATCAATTACATGGAATCCTTCTCCAATCAAATCTGATTTTAATTCATCATATCTACTGCACTCTACCTCTATACATCTCGCCATATGTATGGTTTTTATATCAGCTCTTCGCAATTGATTAAACTTATAATCCATTTCCTCTACAAAATTTTTCCCACATCCATTGCAGTGAAAAATAGAACCAATGCACACATCTTCATCCTTATATATCTTAAATGCTCCCTCCCTTTTAGAAAAAGCATTAAAACATCCAGTAGCCGCACATCCATATGTCATCTTATTGCAAAGCAATATCCCTATCTTATTCATCCTCTATCACCGGTCCTTTAAACACTATATGAGCGCCATCTTCATAATCATAAATCCTAGAATCCACCATAAATACATCCCTTATGATCTCTTCATTTAAAACTTCTCTAGTCTCTCCGTAGCATATTATCTTTCCATCCTTTATGACATAAACCTCATCACAGTACTTCATAGCAATATTCAAATCATGAATAGCCGCCACAACTGAAATATCTAGCCCCTTTATGATGTTTAAGAGATGC
This window contains:
- the hemC gene encoding hydroxymethylbilane synthase, whose amino-acid sequence is MKVIVGSRGSNLAITQTNWVLSSLREKCPELEFEIKIIKTKGDKILDKALDKIGDKGLFVTEIENELINGDIDLAVHSMKDMPSEQPDGLMFAGVPKREDPRDVLVLREGINSLDEVPIGGKIATGSKRRKYQLLKLRPDLEIMPIRGNVETRIRKIKDENLDGTILAAAGIKRIGLEHKISQYFEADEMIPAPAQGVLAIEVKSDRLDLIELLSLIKDRETQIQVDAERSFLEGVDGSCHMPIGAFGKIDGDLLNLSAVLGREDGSHLVRKTLSGHVDDAKYIGHRLAEMVYSEVNSDDK
- a CDS encoding bifunctional precorrin-2 dehydrogenase/sirohydrochlorin ferrochelatase yields the protein MINLEDKKIVVIGGGNIAYSKVKTLLRYNPRIKVVSRELDRRFEEVLFHIEWVDRDWREEDFERAYLTIAATDNADVNESVGRLCSENHQLFNRVDRGLESDFMMMGVVERGDLSIGVSTNGRCPSLAKHIKEDLEEHFDANYGEYLDEMATWRKLMIDCNLSASERRLKFQELIPLDFDTLKERRYEYESNRGIKRK
- a CDS encoding CGGC domain-containing protein; the encoded protein is MNKIGILLCNKMTYGCAATGCFNAFSKREGAFKIYKDEDVCIGSIFHCNGCGKNFVEEMDYKFNQLRRADIKTIHMARCIEVECSRYDELKSDLIGEGFHVIDGTHD